The following nucleotide sequence is from Planctomycetota bacterium.
GCCCGCTGGCAGGCGGTCTATCGGCAGGCGGTGGAACCGGCGGCGGCCCGCGGTCGCCGCGCTCGGCATCGCGGGCCGCCGGACGGGCCTGTGCCGTCTGGTGCGGCGGCGCCCAGATCCCCGCGTAGTTACCCGGCTGGTTACCCGCTTCGGGCCGGGCGATCACCCGCCGAGGGAGCCCAGCGCGTCGACGACGTCCTGCGGCTCGGCGCGGTTCCGGTAATCGGCATCGAGGAACGCCCAGCGGATCGCGCCGTCGCGGTCGATGACGTAGGTCGCCGCCAGAGGCAGTTCGCCCGACTCGTCGCCGTTGTGCGCGTGCAGGCCGAAGGCCTGCTCGTAGTTTGCGTGCACGCCCTCGGTCAGCTCGAAGACCACCCCGTAGGCACGGGCGACGGCGTTGCCCGGATCGCTGAGCACCTGGAAGCCCAGCTCGTTCTTCTCGGCGGTGCTCAGCGACTGATCGGGCACCTCCGGCGTGATCGCCACGAGCGTCGCGCCGAGCTCGTTGATCTCGTCGAGGCGATCCTGGTAGGCCTTCAGGGTGAGATTGCAGTAGGGGCACCAGCCGCCACGGTACCACAGCAGGACGACGGGACCTTCGCCGAGCAGCCCGGCAAGCGTCACGTCCTCGCCGCTCTGATTCGCGAGCGAGAAGCCCGGGGCCTCATCGCCGACGCTCTTGGCCTGGCCCACGACGCCCGAGTCGACGACCGCTTGGATGCCGTCGGCATACAGGACCTTGACGTCGTCGGGCAGGTAGCCGGCGGACTTGGCCTTCTGCTCTTCGAGCGAGACGGACAGCGTGGTCGCGGATGTGGTCTGGGCGTCCTGGCTCACGGGGGCCTCCTGGGAAGAACTCTGGGTCGGCGTGGTGGGGCCGGTGGATTCCTCGGCCTGCTGATCGCAGGCCGTCAGCAGGCCGGCGGCGGCGATCGCAGCGACCGAGATGGGCAAAGCGGTTCTCATGGATGGTCCTCCTCTGGAAACACGACGAACGCACGCGGCCACCGGAGCATTCCGCGATCCGTGATTTCGCCGCGACGCGCTCGCCGGGAGGACGCGCCGGGGATCTATCGCCGGAACCAGGACGCAATCGCGTGGAGGGTTACCGAGCGGCCCATGGCGGAGATGGACTCGGTCAGCGGGATGTGCTTGGGGCAGACCTTGACGCAGTTCTGGGCGTTGCCGCAGTCGCTCACGCCGCCCGGCCCCATGAGGGCGTCGAGACGCTCGCCCTTGAGCTGCTTGCCGGTCTCGTGCTCGTTGAAGAGCCGCGCCTGGCTGATGGCGTGGGCACCGATGAAGGCGGTGTCCCAGTCGGCCTCGTCTTCCTCGAGGTTGAATTGCGGGCAGGCCTCCAGGCAGCAGCCGCAGGACATGCACGTCGACAGGACGTAGCGGGTGCCCTGCTTCTCGGGGGCCTCCTTGGGGCCCGAGCCCAGGTTGTACGTGCCGTCGATGGGCACCCAGGCCTTGACCCGCTTGAGGTTGTGGAACACGCGCTCGCGGTCGACCCACAGGTCCCGAATGACCGGGAACTTGGTCATGGGCTCGAGCGTCACGACGTCGCCGTCCCCGGGCGCGATCACGTCGATGAGGGCCGAGCACGACTGGCGGACGCGGCCGTTGATGACCATGGTGCAAGCGCCGCAGACCTCCTCGAGGCAGCCCGAATCCCAGACGACCGGCGTCGTCTTCTCGCCATCCACGGTCGTCGGGTGGGCGGCGATCCACTGCAGGCACGAGATGATGTTCGAGCCCGGCTCGATGGGCACGTCGAAGCTCTGCCAGTAGCTGGCCTTGCCGGGTCCGTCGCACCGCTTGATCTTGAAGCGGACGGTGCGGCCCTGGACGGCCTGGTTCGATGCGATCATGCGAACTCCTCGGATTCAAGCGGGCTACGCACTGACTGGTTCGGCACCCCGCGAGGCCGCTCCCGCCGGCTCGGCCGGCTCCTTCTCGACCTTGCCGTAGGTCCTCGGACGTGGCTTCACGAGATCGGTCTGCACCGGCCTGTACTCGACCGAATGCTGCTCGACGCCGCCCTTGGTCGCATCGAAGGCCGCCACCGTGGTCTTCA
It contains:
- the sdhB gene encoding succinate dehydrogenase iron-sulfur subunit translates to MIASNQAVQGRTVRFKIKRCDGPGKASYWQSFDVPIEPGSNIISCLQWIAAHPTTVDGEKTTPVVWDSGCLEEVCGACTMVINGRVRQSCSALIDVIAPGDGDVVTLEPMTKFPVIRDLWVDRERVFHNLKRVKAWVPIDGTYNLGSGPKEAPEKQGTRYVLSTCMSCGCCLEACPQFNLEEDEADWDTAFIGAHAISQARLFNEHETGKQLKGERLDALMGPGGVSDCGNAQNCVKVCPKHIPLTESISAMGRSVTLHAIASWFRR
- a CDS encoding peroxiredoxin-like family protein, with amino-acid sequence MRTALPISVAAIAAAGLLTACDQQAEESTGPTTPTQSSSQEAPVSQDAQTTSATTLSVSLEEQKAKSAGYLPDDVKVLYADGIQAVVDSGVVGQAKSVGDEAPGFSLANQSGEDVTLAGLLGEGPVVLLWYRGGWCPYCNLTLKAYQDRLDEINELGATLVAITPEVPDQSLSTAEKNELGFQVLSDPGNAVARAYGVVFELTEGVHANYEQAFGLHAHNGDESGELPLAATYVIDRDGAIRWAFLDADYRNRAEPQDVVDALGSLGG